One stretch of Halapricum desulfuricans DNA includes these proteins:
- a CDS encoding nucleoside phosphorylase — protein MAKQPHLLVEEGDVHDLALVPGDPGRVDRIADRCEDVELVAQNREYKLVNATYEGRPLTVCSTGIGSPSAAIAAEELAAVGVETLVRVGTTGALQPGIEIGDMIVATGAAKDEGTTKRYESATVPAVPDYEVLSGLVGAAERIEDETAGGTVHVGPIATDDAFYAETGEYVDAWEAAGLLAVEMEAAALFTLARRKELSAGAICTVDGNLVEGTQKGETDDEELPEKARDNVERAIEIALEAATGL, from the coding sequence CTGCTCGTCGAGGAGGGAGACGTTCACGACCTGGCGCTCGTGCCGGGCGATCCCGGCCGCGTCGACCGTATCGCCGACCGCTGTGAGGACGTCGAACTCGTCGCACAGAACCGCGAGTACAAGCTCGTCAACGCCACCTACGAGGGGCGACCGCTGACGGTCTGTTCGACCGGAATCGGCAGCCCTTCGGCCGCGATCGCCGCCGAAGAACTTGCCGCTGTCGGCGTCGAAACCCTCGTCCGCGTGGGGACGACCGGGGCGCTCCAGCCGGGCATCGAAATCGGCGACATGATCGTCGCGACGGGCGCGGCCAAAGACGAGGGAACGACGAAACGCTATGAGTCCGCGACTGTCCCGGCCGTTCCCGACTACGAGGTACTCTCCGGGCTCGTGGGTGCGGCCGAGCGGATCGAAGACGAGACCGCGGGCGGGACCGTCCACGTCGGTCCGATCGCGACCGACGACGCCTTCTACGCCGAGACCGGCGAGTACGTCGACGCCTGGGAGGCGGCCGGACTGCTGGCCGTCGAGATGGAAGCGGCCGCGCTGTTCACGCTCGCCCGTCGGAAGGAGCTGTCCGCGGGCGCGATCTGCACCGTCGACGGCAACCTCGTCGAGGGAACCCAGAAGGGCGAGACCGACGACGAGGAACTGCCCGAAAAGGCACGAGACAACGTCGAACGGGCGATAGAGATCGCGCTCGAGGCGGCGACGGGACTGTAG